Part of the Drosophila pseudoobscura strain MV-25-SWS-2005 chromosome 2, UCI_Dpse_MV25, whole genome shotgun sequence genome, CGGGAGATACTCTCAGAGATGGAAGGGGATATGAAGGAAGTCCATGGAGATACACAAGGGACAAGGGACATGGGACAGAAAAGTCAGGAAAGCGGACGCAGCCACTTGAAAAATCCACCTGCACGACTGGAAACGATCTGGCGATCTCGAAGCGAAGaaactgctgctgccctctcgctctctactGCTATATATAGTATCTCTCTGGCTGTCTCCGGAGTCTCTGGAGTCTCCTCCTATATCTCtggctgtctctttctctggatTTTAATTTTGGTTGCGTGGTGGCTGTTGccgatgttgctgctgctgtttctacTTCAGCAAACTGCAGCAGATTACCCAAGTTGAGCCCTTAAGTGTGTTCCATATCAGGTTTATCATTCGCTGtcattgtcgttgtcgttgtcgttgcttctgctgctgctgctccgaagACAGGCATACGCTTCACTGATCCAACGAACCAGCAGTCCAGCAGACCAGCGGACGAACGGATTAAATATATCATTTTTGGTTCCCTCTTTAATGAAAGGGTTGAGCTTAAATTCAGTTCAGTCGAATGGTTTGCAGCCAACACCTGAAAAATGCAGCCTACTCCGTAAAACGGAAACTTTAAACACTAAATATGCTTTATGAAGAAAGTTTTTTGGGGGTAGGAAATATACGagtactatatgtatatggccAAGTGCAATGATTGATATTGAGGAAGTTGCTTGCTCGTATCTTGCGGTTATATTACAAGCtgtttccttccttccttggCAAAAGAGGGGATTTAACACTGGGAATAAAGGTTGGGAAATTTCAAAGAAATGTTAGAAGACAGCCAAGACAATATATACTCAAGAAATACTATAATTTTCAGTGAAATGTTGGATTAATCAAGTTAAAATATAGATATAAGAATAGGTAATAATTCTTTAAACCAAACACCAGTAAAACTATGGTATAAAAATCATTCATGATTCAACAATAATCTTAGTTttcttcctgtaaaatctttTTGGCACCATCTGGTATTAATTTGGAATATATCCTCATTCGATTTTAATCCCTAAAATTCGTCTTCTTTTCTCTGCTAAAATTTCTCTAAGTGTTTTTACTAAATGCCTTTGGTATATCAAGCCCTTGGCTAATAAAGTCTTTAGCCAAGAAACTTAACAATTAAACAGAGGGGCCtgccagcagcaaaaacaggGTGTTACAGTCGAAAGCAGAATCCATCGCAGTAGCCCGAAAAACAAGCCGTACTTTTCAATCCAAAACAGTAAACAGTTTTGTAAAAAAAGTAACACTGTTATAATTCACATAAAAGATTTACAAAAATGTCGTTCAACTGGAGACACTTTCCTAAATTATTTTTAGTATTACCAATCATGCACCTTCTGCTCTCCGCCGTGGTTAAAATCGAGTCCGCCGAACAGCAACGTATGCGGTTGTTGGGTAAGCCAagagctacagatacagaaagtTATAGGCAGGTCCTATATAGATTTTATACCTACAGCCAAGACCAATGTGGAGACCATTGATGCAGTCATGAAGCGGCAGAAGGAGGACGTAAAAGAGTGCTAAAGCCACACACACCCTGTCTGGACAAAGAGTTACCCCGACAAAGAGTAAGCCCAAAGCACAAACCCCTTCGTAAAAGAGTTATCGACAAGTGAAACGGAAGCAGAGTCAAGGTGCAAGCCCCAAAAATCATTACACCTGTTCGAGGGGAAGATGTGAGTGTAGAAAGCGTGAAAATCGAATGGAgaagagaccagagaccagcgAGAGACCGTTGCATGACAGCCCCCGAAAATTGAACGCTCATAGTTCTACTTGCCACACATCAGGGGTTGCAGCAGTTGTCTTTGGCTTTTGGGGTAActctttatatttttattgtatctgtcttcttttttttggtcacGCTGCCTGGCCGCTGCActttgttgcatgtggcaggcGACACAAATGCAAAACCAACGGGAAAaccttcccccctccccacaccgAAAATTAATAAGCTTAATGAGCAGGCCGTGGCCAGTCACAGATAGACATCTGCAACAAGTGGACCCCCTGGTGGCAGCTGCATCGGGATTTTGCACGAAATTTccttataattattatagcttAAATATATCGTGGACCTCTGCCGAATAATTAGTATTTCTTTTAGGTGGAACTGCAGCTGCCTTTCCTTCTGCTTCAAGGATAGCCCTTTGCCAGGCAGCCTGTCTGCCTTTTCGTATAGGTTTTAATTAAAGTTATTTATTATCTATTCATCAAAATTTGGCCACCAACCTGTGAGTCCGAGGTGTGGCAGATGGAAAGGTTTTTATTTGAATCCTTGACTAAAGCAGGACTATGGTGGGCAGGTGGAAAGGTGAGAAGTATGCGCTAAGCAGATAGATAGAGAAACAAATGGATAATGATAAGTTTTGTATTAGAAttctctacctctacctcgaATTCCCTCTCAGAGCTCTGTGTTTTTACCCAAAAATGTTGGTATTTCAAACGCTATTAGAACctcaaaaaaaacacaataaatTGTTTcctaaaatatacaaaatatggCGCTAATTATGAACCAATTTAAGGACAAACCATAATTATCATTCAAGTAATTTTCCCCCataatatttgtattcaaaATTACTCGTAGTAAATCAAcaagaaatacaaataaaatatggaaaaaaaccaaccagTTTTCAGGGGAAGAGAGAGCCCTAGTAGCTTAAGGATCTCAATTCAGGAAGCCCTCTGTCGAGATCCTGCTTAATATTCCTCCTCTTTTTTGTCAGTAAGTATATAATTTAGCAACCTTATCAGCTGGAAACTCGTCTGCTGCCCCACGCTTATCAACTTCATTATGCAAGAAACAGGAAAAACTCAAGAGGGGGTATGGAGGAAATTATGGCATTCGGATATTACTTAATCATACATTTGACTGGCTCCCCGAGACCCACGCAGAGGAGCACCTTTTTCCTTTCAGATGTTGGGGGAAATCGCAATGACAGTTGCGTTTATGATGGGGGGAGCGTATATTGTACATTTAAAGCGAATGTATTTTTGGCAATGCGTCAGATGCAATTACAGATgacaggaggagcagcaggaataCAGTATACGTACATGCCCCCGATgacagcaactgcaactgtcAAAAcgtctgtggcagtggcaaaaaCTGTCAGCGGCTGGCGGAATGCCTGACAAATGTGACGCCatataaaatcaataaattatgaGTGCCAAAGGGAGTCGAGTCCACTTCCAGTGGCAGTTGCCAGTTGCATAATGTATTCTAAGGATGCCAAAAAGGAGTGACGACAAACCGGTTGCCACTCCATCCATCGGCCCCATGTCCTTAGGGACCATCATCGAGGAAGATCCTCTGTATTTGGCGTTGATTGATTTAGTTTGTGGCACAAAAAACACCTCGCCCAGGGCTCTGGGCttcccaccagcagcagccgaagcagcagcagcttcttctttaatgaattaattaatgaaggccataattaaatttgcacTTTCTGCTGTCTGTTAATTTAtgagtttttaattattttcgcAATTAAAGGTGTCTCCTTTTTGTTGTGCAACATTATAATTATTTCCTGGCAACAGGATCAACAGGATATGCTGCTCATTTGTCAGTTAGCAAAGCGTTAAATCGAGCCCCAAAAAAACTGGCTTCCTtaagccaccaaaaaaaaggcaaaaggtaaccaacgaaacgaaagactCAGAAACCGAACttgttttcagtttttgggGGCGCCAAAAACTTAatattttttcagtttttttgcAGCTGCTTTTTCGTGgctgtctctctttttctttttttttttggtaattatTAAAAAGCATTATTTTCTCTGCAGACAATAGACAGAAACATCGGCTTCAGGTGCAGCAGCCACTCTTTTGGCATTGTTCCAATTTCCCTTCACAGCGCGGAAAAATTGTCATTTCAGAAAACTCAATTGTTTGGAAATGCTTTTCGTGCGGTGTGGCAGGTAGATCTCTCTCGGAGAGGGGTTGCAACAaccaaacagaacagaacagaacagatcTTCTTTCCTCTTTATGAAGTGttgtgtatgttttttttttgtatttttgtcgGGCAGGTGTAGAGTCCAAAATGTTCTCATAGTGTAGAAGAAGGTCTCTTTTTCGTCTCTTTTGGTACAGTTATAAAACTGTTTTAGATCTTTACTcttctttttgggtttttgccAAAACGTGGGAACGTATATTTTTGGCAACAATATCCAAAAACATTTGATGCATAGGCTTCTATGTCAATTCAAAGGCAGGTGGAGCTGGTACCACCACCACTCGAACAAACACTTAAGAGTATTACCGATCAGTGGGCAGAGGTTCGGGGTTTGGCGCTTAGATGGGGTTGAAAGAATTGATCAAATGATGGGAATTCTGATGGGGGAAAGTCTAAAATGGGGTTTAGTGTAAGGCAGTAAATTTAATGCGCATTTTGTACACacttttgtataatttatcaCAAGCAGGGTTGGGTCTTCCTAAAGAAATCAACTAGAAACTGTACCTTCTTTCAGGCCTtccacaaatatttaatttggcATAGAATATATTGTAGTTCTACTCTGCATTAAGACTATATACTCTCGATTCTATAAGTCGAACAGAAAATTACACATTCTACTCATCAAAACCTAAGAAAAAGGGTACTCAAGTTCTGTATACACATTTCTCTACAATTTATCTTTGTATCTTATTTGTACAAAGATTTCTTCCAAGGAACATTAATAACATTATTTTATTAAGCAAATTATTTTCCTATCTCTGTAAATGGATATGTAATATTTATctttgtttttaatatttcccTTTACAAATCCAGTAACTCTACCTCTGCTGATTCCTTTCAATTGTTCTgctaatatatttatttacctCAAGTAATTTCCCTTTTGCTCTCCATCAACTTTTCCTTTTacactttttctttctttcaatgtaaaaatatttattttatgcatAATACCATTTTCTGCTTACCTCATAAGACGAAAAACCTTCGAAATAATTTCTTTCCAGCTGCTGTCCAATCTCCAATCAAATGACTCGACTATTTTTGCAGAACAAACCCGCGGAGATTTCTTgggattttcttttcttttggttcaGGGCTTTAGGCTTAATTGTTTGCAAATTAGCTAATTAGTTAATTAAGACCCTGATTACATGGTTAATAGTGGTGGCTTCAGGGTTACTAACCCTGGATTTGGGGCATTTATGAAACcatttttgaattgaaattgccACAATTTCTGCGCCACAAGACAAAGGCGACCCATAAccataaaaaaattaaaccgAAAATTCAGAAACAATGAGCTTTAAACAACTTAATTGAGACATTTGGCCGGATAGCGAGAGAGAAGAACACCCGGCCCTCGAGCAGGCTTCTTGTCATCGTTAAGgagttaatttatttattatccaCAGATTTTTACGGCTCcattgttttttctttggcttAAAGTCGgtccaaagccaaagccaaagccaggaataataaaatatgaaaagagtCAGAAGAGATGTATCCCAAAAAGAAGAACCGGCTTTTCGGCTAATTAGGAGGCTTCgaggaaaatatatgtaacaccgaaaaatgtttcttctttttctgtttttatggATGCTCATTCGCTGTGCATGTTCCTCCACTTCTCTGTCTTTCCTTTTTATGATGTCGAGAGATTTTGCACCTTATGAGAAAAATCTTGAGAGCTCCATCGcttcgcgtcgcgtcgcgtcttTTCTACGTCGCTGCCAATCTTGTTAAACTTGCCCCAAAGCCGCATTGACACTTTGTTGCGCCTGCGCttcgacttggacttggagGCACTCTGGAGTCGTTACAATCCCAGAGAGGCCCCCGACTCTCTCTGTGGTTGTTGTACATTTGAACGTCCGTTGGGCTGTCAAAAGCGTTAATTTTTAAGTGCCTAGTgagagttttttgttttgtgtgtgctgtgctgtgctgtgctgtgttccctcctccagttccagctgaAAGGCGGCTTTCATctttgcagcagctgcttctgctgtatctgtatcttctgtgtgtgtgtgtgccagtcTTAATGAGAGCACGGGTTCAAGTGGCAAGTGTCTTgtctattttttatttgcagcATTCTTCCCCCCAAAATGAACCCATTAATTTGCTGCTCCAAATGGTCTGCCAACTTGACATTTTTCTCTTGAACTTTTCTCTCATTCGGTTGGTTATTGACCTGGTTCTTTGATGGCGGTTTTCCTTACTGAATGGCAAGTTCGAAGTCAGTCTTAGCGGGACTTTAAGACGGGGAAAGCAGAGGAAAGGAACTGCGAAAATTTACCAGAAATAGGCAAGATTTTTCCAGGAAATATTCTAGAAATTCGCAGCATTCATTTATATAGGAATATCCCTACGAATTCTGAAGAGATTGGAGTCCTCTTTGGTATATCAATGACGGATCTTTCATCCACTAATCTAATCATGGAATTTCCATTGAAATTACTAAGCCTATCTTTTGTTTCATCtacgtttctgtttctttttttcatggTTCTTCTAAGAATATTTCACTCGTTCTCCCTTGCCTGCGTGCCTAATTTATGgtattaatttccattttcctcgCATCTTCCTGCATTTCCCACAACATTTTCCTTTGCTCTTCATTCCATCTCCCCCCAAAATTAAGCACCTCCATCAAattaacatatttttatattatagaATGTTCCCCcaacaaattgcaaataaaatgttGACCCAAAAATTAAACGAACGAACAGAACAGAGGAATTATTACAACAATTTCCCCTTCCCGTCCCCACCAAAAAACATGTGAGAATGTTCCAAGCCTTTCTTCTGCTGGCattcatatttaattatttcaaaaattgcatttttactccgtttttttctttatatcaTTTCTCGGAGTGAGTGTCATTAATTTGGCCCAGATCGAAGGGGGGGAAGAGAGGCCAAGCATGACAGCGGccaacaggcagcaggcaacaggAGTTTTTGGTGGAAATATTTCGACTGTTGTTACCGTTATGTCTCTCTGGCGAATTTTtatatcaaaaaatatttttcgtATTTCTTTCGAACATTTCTTGGGTATTTCTTTTCTCAGGCCAGCCGGGACGGACGGGCGACGGGCTAATAAACTCAATTAAGCAGCGACTGTAAGCGTGTCCAGAGACTGCTCTGGTCAAGTGCTGATGGCCGAAACGGAGAGCTGATGGCCGGGACAGTACTCGTACGAGTCGTACATGGCACTTAATTGACCAACTTTGAGGTTGCGTTTTGGCCAGGTCTGTCTGCCAACTGGGGGGATGGGAATGCAAATCCCAAATCCAAAACCGATTCAAACGCATTATCATCTCCATAATTCAAATGCTGGCCAAGACATTGCATGACTGCGAGGGATCTGATAAGGCACCAGGGGAAAAATTGTCTGCCACAcgagcaaaaaaacaaaatatatgtaagGTAAGTGGAGGATCGCTTGACGAAGACTTGGATACACTTTGGGGACATATTTTCTATGAAAGTTATGCGATTTGTATGAGGTATTTCGTTTGGGAAAAGATATGAAGCACTAGCTGATAGGTTCTGCTAAGATGTTCTTCAATTCTTTTCCACAAAAATCTACATGCATCGTTTAAACCTTCTTGAGGTCTCAATCCATTTCTCTTCATCATTATACTCTCCAAAAAGGGCATCAAAATATGAAGAAAGGCTTTGGGGGCCCACGTAGAACGGTAGCTGGCAAATGCTGTTGACACTTTTTCCCCGCACAACATCCCACAACAGATAACGCGATGCCCCAGAGCTCAGCATGAGTCGGTGCCACAGATGGAGTCGCGAGTCGCTGGTGCGGAGTCCACCTCATCGTTGATAGTCGCTGCAGCGGcgtgaaaactgaaaactgctgccaaacaaaagcaacgcAATTTCCAGCCATGACTATGTGGAAAATATTATGTGTGTGTCTCACAGCATGCGCCAATTTCCCAGGAAAACTGCCAAGGAGAAGAAGCCCTGTGGCACCAcaccagacagacagatagacagacttGGACAGGGTTtggtaaatattttgccaccgttttgaatttgattttgttgtcttttctGCTGGTTTGGTATGTCTTTTGTTCTTCGTTTGACTGAGCAGATGCCATGGCTGCCAGAAGCGAGGGAGTTACTGGGAAAACGCTGTACTAAAGAAATGTAGCTGCTTCTTGGAGGGAGTTATGGGTCAAATCTGTCACAGAAGCTTCGATGAAAGTCTGATTACAATTATTACCAGTAAACTCTTTAAGCTTACCCCTCACTCTGGTCACTCTCCGTGAGTGATCTTTCTTCTTTGCTCCACAATTAATTGTTGTCGCCAGGCATTTAGGGCGTTCATCGCACGTTATCACTGGGTAACGCCCCACAAAAATAAAGCGGAACATCTTCAGCTTGGCTTTAATCGATTTCACAGCACTCTCTCTGACAATCTGCCTCCTTCTCTGTGTGGATGAAAGACTGGACATCATTCATGGCAACTTGAAGACAATGCGTTGACATTTGCGCCTCATGTTGTGTTGTGGGCCCCTTGTCTCGATCGGAGTCTGAATTATGGCCGGCCAACAggcaaaacaaacagaaatcaaaCGCAACAAAAGGCCGAGGACCGGGTAGACCGGAGTTTTCTGCCATTTCtattgtgcgtgtgtgccttCTGTTTACACTCGTGTCGATTGTCCCCCCCGTCGATGTAGTAGCGTGAAATATCGCAACAATGGCATCATATATTTCCCAATACTCCTGGCCAGTACTCCTCCTCCATCGGGCATCGAACATGATGCATGGGCGCCGCATCTAACGGtggacacaaaaaaacaaaagacttaagCAACAAACTTTTTGGTCAAGCCATGGGGACAATCGATTAGGGGAGTTGTTGCTGGGGGCGGGAGGAGATTGCCAAAAATTCCTCAACGAAAAGCCCAAGAAAATTTCCACAGAATATCTGTCAAGAAAAGTATTTGGAAAAAACGTGTGAGAATTGAACGTAAATCCAATATTTAATCGAACTCTCCTTTCTATAAGTCCGAAAAATTCTCTTTCCCATCAGCTGCCTCTCTCCGTGGAGTTCTCTTTTCCCAAGATCTCTGAAGATCTGTCTACAGGCTGTCGACCCTTTCACTTCACGCCACTCAAAAATCGAATGCCGAATGTACGTGCCTGACCACACAAAATGTGGCTTAAAAaacggcagccagcagcggcaTGAAATCCccacaaaacaaatagaagaaacaaaaacaaaaaaacaagatttattatattaaatgcAGGCATTTAGCGCCACTTAAGCGGCCACTGTGCAACAGCAAGaggcagccacaacaacaacaaaaaagccaAGCGAAGCCAAGCAGGAAGTCCACATAATTCTCATCAATATCAATAATAGTTTTTGTTCAGCTTTCGTTTTTTGTCGTGTAATGATTgttatgtttatatttttgtggAGAACGTGGTTCAGTGGCAGGTTGGCAAGCGCCAGTGACATTGCAGCAGGCGGCGCACATCcagatccacatccacatccaggGAGCCCATcaaataatactaataataacCATAGTAATAACAACAAGCAATTTCAGCAAAATGCAGCACGTCCTCGGCAACAAATCgaagctgcaacagcagccaacagccagcaactgcaacataaAACAGCAGgagaggctgaggcagaggaggaggcacttccagtggcagtggcacaaaCAGGCTACTGTCTTGGGGCTTCCTGCTTGCCTAGCCGCAAAgttattttcaaattgatttggATCTAAATTTAGTCGAGGGCCATAGGAATGAATATAATCGTAAAAAGAAACTTTATAGAAATGAATTGTGGAAGGAACAAGGaagacaaaaagaaaatgaagaGATTGAAGTGAAATGTTTTAGTAACTTATGAATTGTTATGTCTTAAATGATAGGTAAAAGAAGTACTAGTACTATGTAAAaaaggggaaatggaaaatagtgGGGTAAAGAGGGTTGAATAGGGGGTATAAGCTTGATAAAGATTTGAAATGATTTCCCAGATATTCCATacattataaaaatatacttaaaTCTTCAAATGACTTTTCCTTAAACTACACTCAAGTCTaaaacctctctctctctgtctttcttgCGAGTAAATTTAAAATGTGTCTGGTCATTTCCTTTAGGGCATTTGGCTACGCTTTCCTCACGCTCTGGGTGCCAGCAATCGGCAGGCATTCAGTAGCCGATAATTATGTTGCCCCATGGTTTCCCTTTCATGGGGcgttttcaatttaatttagaCCCGGCTGGCAGCAATCCTGCTCCccaacagacacacagaccTTTCACAATCTCTGTGTCTGGTCGGTCGTGTGACTTTTAACGCACATTTTCAGGCACTTTaacgccgccgccaccgccaccgccaaaCCAGATGCCCAAGATCGAGGAGCACCACTGGAGACTGGGAGACGATCGCATTGACATAACACCTCATAATTTGCGTTGCACGATGAAGGCTACAGCCACGCCCCCTGCACACGCACTTCGCCTGAGAGGAGAAGAGGCTGTGTGACTTTCGCCTTGAGAATTCTCAAATTGCTGCCACGCCGGGACGtgtttcttgtgtg contains:
- the LOC26533969 gene encoding uncharacterized protein, with the translated sequence MSFNWRHFPKLFLVLPIMHLLLSAVVKIESAEQQRMRLLAKTNVETIDAVMKRQKEDVKEC